A window of Nodularia sp. LEGE 06071 contains these coding sequences:
- a CDS encoding Rieske 2Fe-2S domain-containing protein, whose protein sequence is MTLETQTPQPETMHEEEEEFHWRECWYPVCFLQDLPKNIPYGFSLYDEPFVLFRNQNGILVCLTDRCPHRAARLSDGQIIDGKIECSYHGWQFGIDGQCLHIPQLPEDTKIPLNACVQSFTVVERQGLIWVWAGETETAIDQLIPTIADLENPEFVHTDYMRDLPYDQTYLIENFVDPAHVYISHDGTEGNRASAQPLEMEVSDFYVKGFLGKIRQSRNSDAPWQNLDFIAPNLVHYKLNVIKPGWYAGIALYSIPIGKGKCRLLLRRYRNFMMEKFKSKPRWLEHLRQNKVLEQDLPQILGQQAEIARLQQSLNKIYLPLKTSDLLVISYRKWLDKFGDSLPYYQGYFTSKNIGSNDCSQTLPDADRFLQHTLICSSCNQAYRVTNQLKQTFAAVGIALAVLAIITDGLSSIILVLAALVSVVLAVLAEKLKTHFRHSYTHFDQ, encoded by the coding sequence ATGACATTAGAGACTCAGACACCCCAGCCAGAAACGATGCACGAAGAGGAAGAAGAATTTCATTGGCGAGAATGCTGGTATCCCGTCTGCTTTCTGCAAGACTTGCCCAAAAATATTCCTTATGGTTTTTCTTTGTATGATGAACCTTTTGTGTTATTCAGGAATCAAAATGGCATACTTGTGTGTTTAACAGACCGTTGTCCCCATCGCGCCGCCAGACTCTCTGATGGACAAATTATTGATGGCAAAATTGAATGTTCATATCATGGTTGGCAGTTTGGCATTGATGGTCAATGTTTGCACATTCCGCAGTTACCAGAAGATACCAAAATTCCTCTAAATGCTTGTGTGCAATCGTTTACAGTTGTAGAACGTCAAGGCTTAATCTGGGTTTGGGCGGGAGAAACTGAAACTGCCATTGATCAACTCATCCCCACTATAGCGGACTTGGAAAACCCAGAATTTGTCCACACCGACTATATGAGAGATTTACCTTATGACCAAACTTATTTAATAGAAAACTTTGTTGATCCGGCTCATGTTTATATCAGCCATGATGGCACTGAAGGTAATCGAGCCAGCGCCCAACCATTAGAAATGGAAGTCAGCGATTTTTACGTTAAAGGATTTTTGGGGAAAATCCGCCAAAGCCGAAATAGTGATGCACCTTGGCAAAATTTGGATTTTATTGCGCCCAATTTAGTTCATTACAAATTAAACGTAATTAAACCTGGTTGGTATGCTGGCATAGCTTTATATTCAATTCCTATTGGTAAGGGTAAATGCCGTCTTTTACTCCGCAGATATCGCAATTTTATGATGGAAAAATTTAAGTCTAAACCTCGCTGGCTGGAACACTTGCGGCAAAACAAAGTTTTAGAACAGGATTTACCTCAAATATTAGGGCAACAAGCAGAAATAGCGAGGTTACAACAAAGTTTAAATAAAATTTATTTGCCACTAAAAACATCAGATTTATTAGTGATTAGTTACCGCAAATGGTTAGATAAATTTGGTGACTCTTTACCATATTATCAAGGTTATTTTACTTCTAAAAATATCGGTAGCAATGATTGCTCTCAAACTTTACCAGATGCAGACAGATTTTTACAACATACACTTATTTGTAGTTCATGCAATCAGGCATATCGGGTCACAAATCAACTAAAACAAACCTTTGCCGCCGTAGGAATCGCTCTAGCAGTTTTGGCAATCATCACAGATGGGCTGAGTAGTATTATACTCGTTCTTGCGGCTCTAGTGTCCGTTGTCTTGGCAGTTTTAGCTGAAAAATTAAAAACGCACTTTCGACACTCTTATACTCACTTTGATCAATGA